A section of the Rummeliibacillus pycnus genome encodes:
- a CDS encoding sodium/proline symporter: MNTIVLVEFILYCVFMLGIGYFFSRRDMGHSDFLLGGKKIPGWVLAFSERATGESAWLLLGYTGFVYSTGLSGIWVAIGIALGIVFSWLFLAKRFMQDAEKYQVMTLPGYLAKRFPTHGKIILWIATILIFSFMMFYFGAQIAGAGKTLFTVFGIHTTVGMILSIVIVILLSYAGGFVSVAWTDMIQSLMMLTTLVVLPIVALYHIYTSDLSISHALSTSGSEISSWTGGVTGFALGLLLFNNFAWFFGFLGGQPQLSSRFMALKNKKEANTGSIVAIVWTILAYSGAFLIGITAITLYQDQPFTDVETVLPFMALDLLPPWISGLLLSGILAAIISTADSQLLVMTSSVSEDIVNKALGKTLTEKQLVKISRITIVVAGLVGLMIALTSKSLVYLVVSWAWAGVGCTLSPAIILTFIWKRYSGIGVIATIITGFVSTVIWISTPLENIISSRFTTFFIAALLGIVFSLLFPDKQEKTEEKKGADEIIAS; this comes from the coding sequence TTGAATACGATTGTTTTAGTTGAATTTATCCTCTACTGTGTATTTATGTTAGGAATTGGGTATTTCTTTAGCCGAAGGGATATGGGACATTCTGATTTTCTATTAGGTGGCAAGAAAATACCAGGATGGGTGTTAGCTTTTTCTGAACGAGCAACAGGTGAATCTGCTTGGCTACTTCTTGGATATACAGGATTTGTCTATTCAACAGGATTATCTGGAATATGGGTGGCTATTGGTATTGCTCTTGGTATCGTATTTTCATGGCTATTTTTAGCGAAAAGATTTATGCAAGATGCAGAAAAATATCAGGTGATGACGCTTCCAGGTTATTTAGCAAAAAGATTTCCAACCCATGGGAAGATCATTTTATGGATCGCTACTATTTTAATCTTTAGTTTTATGATGTTCTATTTTGGAGCACAAATTGCGGGAGCAGGCAAAACTCTCTTTACGGTATTCGGTATTCATACAACGGTCGGTATGATTTTAAGTATTGTCATCGTTATTCTCTTGTCGTACGCAGGTGGATTTGTGAGCGTTGCGTGGACAGACATGATCCAAAGCTTAATGATGCTTACTACATTAGTAGTCCTACCTATAGTTGCACTATATCATATTTATACAAGTGATTTATCCATCAGTCATGCATTAAGTACTTCTGGCTCCGAGATTAGCTCATGGACAGGCGGTGTTACAGGTTTTGCCTTAGGTTTATTATTATTCAATAATTTTGCTTGGTTCTTTGGTTTTCTTGGAGGGCAACCTCAACTAAGTTCTCGATTTATGGCATTGAAAAACAAGAAAGAAGCAAATACTGGTAGTATTGTTGCCATCGTTTGGACGATATTGGCTTATTCTGGTGCCTTCTTAATTGGGATAACGGCTATTACACTTTATCAAGATCAGCCATTTACAGATGTTGAAACAGTGCTTCCCTTTATGGCTCTTGATCTTCTTCCCCCTTGGATTTCTGGACTATTACTTTCAGGGATTCTTGCTGCCATTATCTCTACTGCTGATTCTCAACTTTTAGTCATGACAAGTTCGGTTAGTGAAGATATTGTCAATAAAGCACTAGGCAAAACACTAACAGAAAAGCAACTTGTGAAAATTTCAAGGATTACGATTGTTGTTGCAGGATTAGTAGGTTTAATGATTGCCTTAACATCAAAATCACTTGTGTACCTAGTGGTTAGCTGGGCTTGGGCTGGTGTTGGTTGCACCCTATCACCTGCTATTATTCTTACATTTATATGGAAACGTTACTCAGGTATTGGTGTTATTGCCACTATTATTACTGGCTTTGTTAGTACAGTTATTTGGATTTCAACACCTCTGGAAAATATCATAAGTTCACGCTTTACTACTTTTTTCATAGCCGCATTATTGGGAATTGTATTCAGCCTTCTATTCCCAGATAAACAAGAGAAAACAGAAGAAAAGAAAGGTGCTGATGAAATAATTGCTTCGTGA
- a CDS encoding VUT family protein — protein sequence MRIFLYLLAIVLANVITANFAPLILGIFIIPYGSFLIGATFILRDLVQNKYGKKKTYLFIGLALLLSAISSYLLGDTLWIVFASAVSFAVSETSDTEIYSRIKASISMRILYSGVVGGILDSTIFVIVGLSPLGAGFVPWDAVWMAILGQIIIKIVMQFLGVMVLQFTPITKERFAN from the coding sequence ATGAGAATTTTCTTATATCTCTTAGCAATTGTTCTAGCAAATGTTATCACAGCAAATTTTGCCCCACTTATACTTGGGATATTTATTATACCTTATGGCTCATTCCTAATCGGAGCTACTTTCATTTTACGAGATCTTGTACAAAATAAATATGGCAAGAAAAAAACGTATCTATTTATCGGACTTGCTTTACTACTATCTGCTATTTCTAGTTATTTATTAGGTGATACATTATGGATTGTCTTCGCCAGTGCAGTAAGCTTTGCAGTATCTGAGACTTCTGATACTGAAATATACTCTAGAATAAAAGCGTCCATCAGTATGAGAATTTTATATAGTGGTGTTGTTGGGGGGATCCTAGATTCTACGATTTTCGTCATCGTCGGATTGTCTCCACTTGGTGCAGGATTTGTTCCATGGGATGCTGTTTGGATGGCGATTTTAGGCCAAATCATCATTAAGATTGTGATGCAATTTTTGGGTGTTATGGTTCTTCAATTCACCCCTATCACCAAAGAACGCTTTGCGAATTAA
- the purU gene encoding formyltetrahydrofolate deformylase encodes MTINMEQNEKSNLENNRYVNRARLLVKCSDKPGIVSALSTFLHQYDANIIESNQFSTDPEKGMFFIRIEYYSDNLPLKAKQMEKEFEKIATEYQMEYHFYYRNIRQRSAIFVSKETHCLLELLWEWQNGDLETDIALVISNHETARSMVEALGIPFYYIPANKDIRQQVEKEQIRLVEEYQVDVLILARYMQILTPDFVNHFKNRIINIHHSFLPAFIGAGPYERAFARGVKLIGATSHYVTNDLDEGPIIEQDVERVDHRDDAEQLKKIGRQIERRVLVKAVKWHLENRIIVEGNKTIVFQ; translated from the coding sequence ATGACCATAAATATGGAACAAAATGAAAAATCAAACCTAGAAAATAATAGATATGTAAATCGAGCAAGGCTGTTAGTAAAATGTTCGGATAAACCTGGAATTGTATCGGCATTATCTACATTTTTACATCAATATGATGCCAATATTATCGAATCCAATCAGTTTTCTACTGACCCAGAGAAGGGTATGTTTTTTATTCGTATTGAATATTATTCAGACAACTTACCATTAAAAGCAAAACAAATGGAAAAAGAGTTTGAAAAAATTGCCACAGAGTATCAGATGGAATACCATTTTTACTATCGGAATATTCGCCAACGTTCTGCAATTTTTGTATCAAAGGAGACACATTGTTTGTTAGAGCTTTTATGGGAATGGCAAAATGGCGATTTAGAAACGGATATTGCACTTGTTATTAGTAATCATGAAACAGCACGCTCAATGGTTGAGGCATTAGGCATTCCATTCTATTACATTCCTGCTAATAAGGATATTCGCCAGCAAGTGGAAAAAGAACAAATTCGCTTAGTGGAAGAATATCAGGTCGATGTGCTGATCTTAGCACGATACATGCAAATTTTAACACCAGACTTTGTCAATCATTTTAAAAACCGCATTATTAACATTCATCATTCATTCTTACCAGCATTTATCGGAGCAGGTCCATATGAACGTGCATTTGCACGTGGAGTGAAGCTTATTGGCGCAACTTCACATTATGTAACCAATGATTTGGATGAAGGACCTATTATTGAACAAGACGTAGAGCGAGTAGACCATCGTGATGATGCTGAACAGCTGAAGAAAATTGGTCGTCAAATTGAACGTCGTGTCCTTGTAAAAGCTGTTAAATGGCATTTAGAAAACCGCATTATTGTGGAAGGAAATAAGACGATTGTATTTCAATAA
- a CDS encoding ribonuclease H-like YkuK family protein: MGNSFRYDPFQNLQEKNMSFEDVFNHIVDFMMLNPRGNYRLIVGTDSQVHKDCTVFITGIVILRENKGVWACIRKVIVPRKMLHLHERISLELSFTEEIVSMFTEEKKKQLIDIILPFIYEGSSFSMEGHIDIGAGKRNKTREFVNEMVSRIESIGVEPKIKPDAFVASHYANRYTR; the protein is encoded by the coding sequence ATGGGAAATTCATTTCGATACGATCCTTTTCAAAATCTCCAAGAAAAAAATATGTCTTTTGAAGACGTATTTAATCATATCGTTGACTTTATGATGTTAAATCCAAGAGGTAATTATCGCTTAATTGTCGGGACAGACTCACAAGTTCATAAAGATTGCACTGTATTTATCACGGGTATTGTCATTTTACGTGAAAATAAAGGTGTGTGGGCATGTATTAGAAAAGTGATTGTACCCAGGAAAATGTTACATTTACATGAACGTATTTCACTAGAACTCTCTTTTACGGAAGAAATCGTCTCAATGTTTACGGAAGAAAAGAAAAAACAGTTAATTGATATAATCCTTCCATTTATATATGAAGGTTCATCCTTCTCAATGGAAGGGCATATTGATATTGGGGCTGGAAAACGTAACAAAACAAGAGAATTTGTAAATGAAATGGTGTCTAGAATAGAATCAATCGGTGTTGAGCCGAAGATTAAGCCAGATGCATTTGTGGCCTCCCATTATGCAAATCGGTATACAAGATAA
- a CDS encoding sulfite exporter TauE/SafE family protein, protein MSLSLIIVLFCIGLIGSFISGMLGIGGAIIKFPMLLYIPAAFGVASFTSHEVSGITAVEILVTSISGVLAFRKGNYLNLSLIATMGISVLVGSLIGSFASSGFSEEQVNIVYGVFAILAAILMLVPRKQVPESEDKVAFNKPLAAILALIVGIGSGVVGAGGGFLLVPIMLVILKIPTRMTVASSLAITFISSIGGSIGKITTGQVEWLPVLILAIASTIAAPLGAKAAKKMNTKVLQVLLSILIVATAIKIWIDILM, encoded by the coding sequence ATGAGTTTATCATTAATCATTGTCCTATTTTGCATAGGCTTAATAGGTTCATTTATTTCAGGAATGCTTGGAATTGGTGGAGCCATTATAAAATTTCCAATGCTTTTATACATCCCAGCAGCATTTGGAGTAGCGTCTTTTACTTCCCATGAAGTTTCAGGGATAACAGCAGTAGAAATATTAGTGACCTCCATTTCAGGAGTACTCGCATTTCGCAAAGGAAACTACTTAAATCTTTCTTTAATCGCAACAATGGGTATTTCCGTATTAGTAGGTAGTTTGATAGGTAGTTTTGCTTCAAGTGGTTTTAGCGAAGAACAAGTAAATATCGTTTATGGGGTATTTGCGATTTTGGCAGCTATCTTAATGCTAGTACCAAGGAAACAAGTGCCAGAAAGTGAAGATAAAGTAGCATTCAACAAACCTCTAGCAGCCATTTTAGCACTTATTGTGGGCATTGGATCAGGTGTAGTCGGTGCTGGTGGGGGATTCTTACTCGTTCCTATTATGCTAGTTATATTGAAAATTCCAACGCGTATGACGGTGGCATCAAGTCTAGCCATCACCTTTATTTCTTCCATTGGAGGATCTATCGGGAAAATTACAACGGGCCAAGTCGAATGGTTACCAGTGCTTATCTTAGCGATTGCAAGTACAATTGCAGCCCCACTTGGTGCAAAAGCTGCTAAGAAAATGAACACTAAAGTACTACAAGTGTTACTTTCAATATTAATTGTTGCAACAGCTATTAAAATTTGGATAGATATTTTAATGTAG
- a CDS encoding sulfurtransferase TusA family protein — MNITKTLDAKGFACPMPVVRTKKAMDQLNTGDILEVFVTDKGSLNDIPAWAKSCGHEIVKQTQESDVITFYIQKG, encoded by the coding sequence ATGAATATAACCAAAACCTTAGACGCAAAAGGATTTGCTTGTCCAATGCCAGTCGTGAGAACAAAAAAAGCAATGGATCAATTGAATACAGGTGACATTTTAGAAGTGTTTGTGACAGATAAAGGTTCTTTAAATGATATTCCTGCATGGGCAAAATCTTGTGGTCATGAAATCGTAAAACAAACACAAGAATCAGATGTGATTACTTTTTATATTCAAAAAGGTTAA
- a CDS encoding MBL fold metallo-hydrolase has product MTVTKWTAAQVARKVIENKELFIVDVRNHDAFEDWKIEGHKFEYLNIPYFELLDGVEELVPQLPKDKEILVVCAKEGSSMMVAEMLSDEGMDVAYLEGGMKSWSMYLEPIKVADLNGGELYQFVRLGKGCLSYMVISEGEAALIDAVRFTDVFTNFAKEKDVEIKHVFDTHLHADHISGGRHIAAQVGATYYLPPKDATEVVYDYTPLEDGLTVQIGLAKIDVNALYSPGHTIGSTSFIVDNQYLLTGDILFIDSIGRPDLAGLAEDWVGDLRTTLYKRYRELAEDLIVLPAHFMIIDELNEDGTVSKRLGDLFAENHGLNIEDEEEFRHTVTDNLPPQPNAYQQIRQVNMGKITPDQDEQTEMEIGPNRCAVR; this is encoded by the coding sequence ATGACAGTAACAAAATGGACTGCAGCACAAGTTGCAAGAAAAGTAATTGAAAATAAAGAGTTATTTATAGTAGATGTTCGTAACCATGATGCTTTTGAAGATTGGAAAATTGAAGGACACAAATTTGAATATCTAAACATTCCATATTTCGAATTATTAGATGGTGTTGAAGAGTTAGTACCTCAACTTCCAAAAGACAAAGAAATTTTAGTCGTTTGTGCTAAAGAAGGTTCTTCAATGATGGTTGCAGAAATGCTATCTGACGAAGGCATGGATGTTGCTTATCTTGAAGGTGGTATGAAGTCTTGGAGCATGTACCTTGAACCAATTAAAGTAGCGGATTTAAATGGCGGAGAGCTATATCAATTTGTTCGACTTGGTAAAGGTTGTCTATCTTATATGGTGATTTCAGAAGGTGAAGCAGCACTGATCGATGCAGTACGTTTTACAGATGTATTTACAAACTTTGCGAAAGAAAAAGACGTTGAAATTAAACATGTATTTGACACACACTTACATGCAGACCATATTTCTGGAGGACGTCATATTGCAGCGCAAGTAGGTGCAACATACTACTTACCACCAAAAGATGCAACAGAAGTTGTCTATGATTATACGCCTCTTGAAGATGGTTTAACTGTTCAAATTGGTCTTGCAAAAATTGATGTTAATGCATTGTACTCACCAGGACATACAATTGGTTCTACTTCATTTATCGTAGACAACCAATATCTTTTAACAGGTGATATCTTATTCATCGATTCAATCGGTCGTCCAGATCTAGCAGGTCTTGCAGAAGATTGGGTAGGGGATTTACGTACTACTTTGTACAAACGCTATCGCGAACTAGCAGAAGATTTAATCGTGTTACCAGCACATTTTATGATTATCGATGAATTAAATGAAGATGGAACAGTATCCAAACGTTTAGGAGATTTATTTGCAGAAAACCATGGTTTAAATATTGAGGATGAAGAAGAGTTTCGTCATACTGTAACTGATAATCTTCCACCACAACCAAATGCATACCAACAAATTCGTCAAGTCAATATGGGAAAAATCACCCCAGATCAAGATGAACAAACCGAAATGGAAATTGGACCAAATCGTTGTGCTGTTCGTTAA
- a CDS encoding DsrE/DsrF/DrsH-like family protein, translating to MSNKVAIIAANGGLFDAYKVFNIATAAAASDKEVAIFFTFEGLNLIHKEAMKNLPMPAGKEMMAEGFAKANVPSIPELVEMAQDLGVKFIGCQMTMDVMGLTKEDFIDGIEVGGAVTFLEFAKDAAPSLSF from the coding sequence ATGTCAAACAAAGTAGCAATTATCGCAGCAAATGGTGGTCTTTTCGATGCTTATAAGGTATTCAATATTGCCACTGCTGCTGCAGCATCAGATAAAGAGGTAGCGATTTTCTTTACTTTTGAAGGTTTAAATTTAATTCATAAAGAAGCGATGAAAAACTTACCAATGCCAGCTGGCAAAGAAATGATGGCAGAAGGATTTGCAAAAGCAAACGTACCATCTATTCCAGAACTTGTTGAAATGGCACAAGATCTTGGTGTTAAATTCATCGGCTGCCAAATGACAATGGATGTAATGGGACTTACAAAAGAAGATTTCATTGATGGAATCGAAGTGGGTGGCGCTGTAACATTCTTAGAATTTGCAAAAGATGCAGCACCATCTTTATCATTCTAA
- a CDS encoding sulfurtransferase TusA family protein — protein sequence MLQADKHLDAKGLSCPMPIVKTKKAMADLVDGQILEVQATDKGSKADLAAWAETVGHQYIGTTEEDGVLYHYIRKCSDDTVVEKTFEPTIELEEITKRDGLILDVREAAEYAFGHIEGAVSIPMGELDARLGELDRSKEIYVICRTGKRSDLAATKLVKAGFTKVYNVLPGMTSWKGDLKKEI from the coding sequence ATGTTACAAGCAGATAAACACTTAGATGCAAAAGGGCTTTCTTGCCCAATGCCAATCGTAAAAACTAAAAAAGCAATGGCTGATTTAGTGGATGGCCAAATTTTAGAAGTTCAAGCAACTGATAAAGGTTCTAAAGCTGACTTAGCAGCTTGGGCTGAAACAGTAGGCCATCAATATATTGGAACAACTGAAGAAGATGGAGTGTTATATCACTACATTCGTAAATGCTCTGATGATACAGTTGTTGAAAAAACATTTGAACCAACTATTGAGCTTGAAGAAATTACAAAACGTGATGGTCTTATTTTAGATGTGCGAGAAGCAGCTGAATATGCTTTTGGTCACATTGAAGGTGCAGTATCCATTCCAATGGGTGAGTTAGATGCACGTTTAGGTGAACTTGATCGATCAAAAGAAATTTATGTAATTTGCCGAACAGGAAAACGTAGTGATTTAGCTGCTACTAAATTGGTGAAAGCAGGTTTTACAAAAGTATATAACGTTTTACCAGGAATGACTTCTTGGAAAGGCGATTTGAAAAAAGAGATTTAA
- a CDS encoding rhodanese-like domain-containing protein, with protein sequence MKEISTTEVQQRLEAGEQLNLIDVREVAEVQSGHIPGIVNIPLGLLEFRMHELDRNKPYIMVCRSSARSGQATAFLESQGYDVANMVGGMLSWEGAVE encoded by the coding sequence ATGAAAGAAATTTCAACAACAGAAGTTCAACAACGTTTAGAAGCTGGCGAACAATTGAATTTAATTGATGTTCGTGAAGTGGCAGAAGTGCAATCAGGCCATATTCCTGGTATTGTCAATATTCCACTTGGCTTATTAGAATTCCGTATGCATGAGCTTGATCGAAACAAACCTTATATTATGGTGTGTCGTTCAAGTGCACGCAGTGGTCAAGCAACTGCCTTTTTGGAAAGCCAAGGTTATGATGTGGCCAACATGGTAGGCGGAATGCTTTCATGGGAAGGCGCTGTAGAATAG